A genomic stretch from Antarcticibacterium flavum includes:
- a CDS encoding Glu/Leu/Phe/Val family dehydrogenase, producing MTTLVEKKKQGMYETVMQQFNATANIINLNPNIRKILGITNNEIIVHFPVKMDNGEVEVFTGYRVQHNNALGPYKGGLRYHPSVDVEDAKALAMWMSWKASLAGLPYGGAKGGIQLDPRNYSLSELERITRRFTYALGENIGPEHDIPAPDVNTNSQTMAWIADTYMSTKSTSERSQNQHVVTGKPVGSGGLEGRDRATGYGVYLTIKFLYESRGKSLNKQTFIVQGFGNVGYWTSKFLVEDGAILLAVQDAHATLYNEEGISVDDLFVHSSPRKGSIEGFTGAKEIDPEEFFGLDCDIFVPAALGNQITAENAFKIKAKIVAEGANGPTDNEGERILLEKGITIIPDILCNSGGVIGSYFEWLQNRNGELWQLEEVMAKLEKKLFEAFKKVEREVRERDTDWRTAAYIIAISRIETAYVQRGIFP from the coding sequence ATGACAACTTTAGTAGAAAAGAAAAAACAAGGAATGTATGAAACGGTGATGCAGCAATTTAATGCCACAGCCAATATCATTAATCTCAATCCCAATATCAGGAAGATCCTTGGAATTACAAATAATGAGATCATTGTACATTTCCCCGTAAAAATGGACAATGGCGAGGTGGAGGTTTTCACAGGATATCGTGTGCAGCATAACAATGCCCTGGGGCCTTATAAAGGAGGGCTAAGATATCATCCATCTGTAGACGTGGAGGATGCAAAGGCTTTGGCTATGTGGATGTCCTGGAAAGCTTCTCTTGCCGGGCTGCCTTACGGGGGAGCTAAAGGCGGAATTCAACTGGATCCCAGGAATTATTCGCTATCTGAACTGGAACGTATCACCCGGAGGTTCACCTATGCTCTTGGTGAAAATATTGGGCCGGAACATGACATTCCTGCGCCAGATGTGAATACCAATTCTCAAACGATGGCGTGGATAGCAGATACTTACATGTCCACCAAATCAACATCTGAACGGTCGCAGAATCAGCATGTAGTAACCGGTAAGCCGGTAGGTTCGGGTGGACTTGAAGGAAGGGACAGAGCTACAGGATATGGGGTATATCTCACGATCAAATTCCTATATGAAAGTCGCGGAAAAAGTTTAAACAAACAAACCTTTATCGTGCAGGGATTTGGCAATGTAGGTTACTGGACCTCTAAATTCCTTGTAGAAGACGGTGCCATATTACTTGCTGTGCAGGATGCACATGCTACTTTGTATAATGAAGAAGGAATCTCTGTAGATGATCTGTTCGTTCATTCCAGCCCAAGAAAAGGTTCTATCGAGGGCTTTACAGGAGCAAAGGAAATTGATCCTGAAGAGTTCTTTGGACTGGATTGCGACATTTTTGTTCCTGCAGCTTTAGGAAATCAAATCACTGCAGAAAACGCCTTTAAAATAAAAGCAAAGATAGTTGCTGAGGGTGCCAACGGGCCTACAGATAATGAGGGAGAAAGGATCCTGTTGGAAAAAGGTATTACTATAATCCCCGATATACTTTGTAACAGCGGTGGGGTGATAGGAAGTTATTTTGAATGGCTGCAAAACAGAAATGGAGAGTTATGGCAACTAGAGGAAGTGATGGCCAAGCTGGAGAAAAAACTTTTTGAAGCCTTCAAAAAAGTAGAAAGAGAAGTGAGAGAAAGGGATACAGACTGGAGAACCGCGGCCTATATCATAGCCATTTCAAGAATTGAAACAGCTTATGTACAGCGAGGAATTTTCCCATAG
- a CDS encoding sigma-54-dependent transcriptional regulator → MPLKKENILIVDDNFDMLEVLQRNLKSWNFHTYKASSVIEAMNILKYSPIDLLITDLQMPGINGIELIKYVEEHFPHIPKLVITGFPSVGGAIDAVKSGALDYLVKPFTTAELKKAVDRSLENREIKIHPKESAVESNSIVYAGIVGQSKEIAQLIDVIERVRNNRATVLIQGESGTGKELVARAIHYKGSFAGNPFIAVNCGAIPENLLEAELFGYVKGAFTGANETRDGFFQAANRGTIFLDEIGTAPATVQTRLLRVLQEKEVRRIGSQTSQKLNLRIIAATNANLYEMVGKGTFREDLFYRLNVVNIEVPPLRDRKKDIIPIAANLLKKYSREYNKPEMKIDGKALEILMRHSWPGNVRELENIIQRMIIMSEDSITVKDLPEYLKYPAPKENILEQSLKDFEKSHIQKVLAAVDHNKTKAAEILQIDRKTLRQKLK, encoded by the coding sequence ATGCCACTTAAAAAGGAAAATATTCTAATAGTAGATGACAATTTTGATATGCTCGAGGTACTGCAACGCAACCTCAAAAGCTGGAATTTTCATACCTATAAGGCATCATCTGTTATTGAAGCAATGAATATCCTGAAGTATTCTCCCATAGACCTTTTGATCACAGATCTTCAAATGCCGGGAATTAACGGGATAGAATTGATAAAGTATGTAGAGGAACATTTCCCCCACATCCCGAAACTGGTAATTACGGGGTTTCCTTCTGTAGGCGGGGCAATAGACGCTGTTAAGTCTGGAGCCCTGGATTATCTTGTAAAACCATTCACTACTGCCGAGTTAAAAAAGGCCGTGGACAGATCACTGGAAAACAGGGAAATTAAAATTCATCCAAAGGAAAGTGCAGTAGAATCCAACAGTATTGTCTATGCCGGCATTGTAGGACAATCGAAGGAAATTGCACAACTTATAGATGTGATTGAAAGGGTAAGGAACAACAGGGCAACTGTATTGATACAGGGAGAAAGCGGTACGGGAAAGGAGCTTGTTGCCAGGGCAATCCATTACAAGGGAAGCTTTGCAGGTAATCCTTTTATCGCAGTAAACTGTGGAGCTATCCCCGAAAACTTACTGGAAGCAGAATTGTTTGGGTATGTGAAAGGTGCATTCACAGGTGCAAACGAAACCCGGGACGGATTTTTCCAGGCCGCCAACAGGGGCACTATATTTCTTGATGAAATAGGAACAGCTCCCGCGACTGTTCAAACAAGGTTGTTACGGGTATTACAGGAAAAAGAAGTGCGCAGGATTGGCTCTCAAACTTCACAAAAGTTAAACCTAAGGATAATCGCCGCAACCAACGCCAATTTATACGAAATGGTAGGAAAGGGAACTTTTCGGGAAGATCTTTTCTACAGGCTTAACGTCGTTAACATTGAAGTCCCTCCATTGAGGGACAGAAAAAAAGATATCATTCCTATTGCTGCCAACCTGCTTAAAAAATACTCCCGGGAATACAACAAACCCGAAATGAAGATAGACGGCAAGGCCCTGGAGATCCTTATGCGACATTCCTGGCCGGGAAACGTACGGGAACTGGAGAATATTATACAGCGTATGATAATCATGAGCGAAGATAGCATTACTGTAAAAGACCTTCCCGAATATTTAAAATATCCAGCTCCCAAAGAAAATATTCTGGAGCAATCCCTGAAAGATTTTGAAAAATCCCATATTCAAAAGGTCCTTGCAGCCGTAGATCATAACAAAACAAAAGCTGCTGAGATCCTTCAGATCGACAGGAAAACCCTGCGTCAAAAACTTAAATAA